A single Cucumis melo cultivar AY chromosome 4, USDA_Cmelo_AY_1.0, whole genome shotgun sequence DNA region contains:
- the LOC103503623 gene encoding amino acid permease 6 gives MAAAHQFPKTSMYLDQNPEAALKNFDDDGREKRTGTWVTASAHIITAVIGSGVLSLAWAIAQLGWVAGPAVLVAFSMITYLTATLLADCYRSPDPVTGKRNYTYMDVVKAHLGGNNVKFCGLAQYGNLVGVSIGYTITASISMVAVKRSNCFHKYGHDADCNPSQYPFMIIYAAIQLILSQIPNFHKLSFLSIIAAVMSFAYAAIGVGLSIARVVGDGHARTTLTGATIGVDVTGQEKIFKAFQALGDIAFAYSYSMVLVEIQDTLRSNPAENKAMKKASFVGITTTSLFYILCGCVGYAAFGNDAPGNFLTGFGFYEPFWLIDFANVCIVVHLVGAYQVFCQPFYGFVEKWCNKKWPESTFITTEHVINLPFNGEYQLNYFRLIWRTVYVILTAVVAMIFPFFNDFLGLIGAASFWPLTVYFPVEMYIARTKLPRFSSTWIWLKTLSWACLVISLIAAAGSIQGLAQDVKTYKPFKS, from the exons ATGGCTGCTGCACATCAGTTCCCTAAGACCTCCATGTACCTTGATCAAAACCCCGAAGCCGCCCTCAAGAACTTCGACGACGATGGTCGAGAGAAACGAACGG GGACATGGGTGACGGCGAGTGCGCATATAATAACAGCAGTGATAGGGTCGGGGGTTCTATCGTTGGCGTGGGCGATAGCGCAGCTCGGTTGGGTGGCTGGACCGGCTGTGTTGGTGGCCTTCTCTATGATTACATATTTAACAGCAACTCTTTTGGCTGACTGTTATAGATCTCCAGATCCTGTTACTGGGAAAAGAAACTACACTTATATGGATGTTGTCAAGGCTCACTTGG GAGGTAACAATGTTAAATTTTGTGGGTTGGCTCAATATGGTAATCTGGTTGGTGTTAGCATTGGTTACACAATTACTGCCTCCATTAGCATGGT AGCAGTGAAAAGATCGAACTGTTTTCACAAATATGGACATGACGCGGATTGCAACCCTTCCCAATATCCGTTCATGATAATATATGCCGCCATACAACTTATACTTAGCCAAATCCCTAACTTCCACAAGCTCTCGTTTCTCTCTATTATTGCCGCGGTCATGTCTTTCGCGTATGCTGCCATCGGCGTCGGACTTTCCATTGCAAGAGTTGTAG GTGATGGACATGCACGGACGACTTTGACGGGTGCGACGATTGGTGTTGATGTCACGGGACAAGAGAAGATCTTTAAGGCATTCCAAGCTCTTGGAGATATTGCCTTTGCTTATTCGTACTCGATGGTTCTAGTGGAAATACAG GACACGTTGAGATCAAACCCAGCAGAAAACAAAGCAATGAAGAAGGCAAGTTTCGTAGGCATCACAACCACTAGTCTTTTTTACATACTATGTGGTTGTGTTGGATATGCAGCATTCGGAAACGATGCACCTGGAAATTTCCTTACTGGTTTCGGCTTCTACGAGCCCTTTTGGCTCATTGACTTTGCTAATGTCTGCATTGTTGTCCACCTAGTTGGTGCTTACCAG GTCTTCTGCCAACCATTTTATGGGTTTGTGGAAAAATGGTGCAACAAAAAGTGGCCAGAAAGCACATTCATAACAACAGAGCACGTCATCAACTTACCTTTCAATGGAGAGTATCAGCTCAACTACTTCAGATTGATTTGGAGGACTGTATATGTTATATTGACGGCTGTGGTAGCTATGATATTCCCATTCTTCAATGATTTTCTTGGATTGATTGGGGCAGCTTCATTTTGGCCATTGACTGTATACTTCCCCGTAGAGATGTACATAGCAAGGACTAAACTGCCAAGATTCTCTTCCACCTGGATCTGGTTGAAGACATTGAGCTGGGCCTGCTTGGTCATTTCACTCATCGCTGCTGCTGGATCCATTCAGGGCTTGGCCCAAGATGTCAAGACATACAAACCCTTCAAAAGTTAG